GAACGACCGCGTGGTCGTGGTGAACCCGTCCGGTCCCCACCACCGGGACAGGTGCCGGACCTCGGTGAACGCCTCGAACACCAACTCTCGTGGCGCGTCGACGACCCGGGAGACCACGATCTCCCGGTCGGCCGTCGCCGCCTCCGTCCCTGCTTCTCGCCTTTCCGCTGCCATCGGTCATTCCTCCTGCCGTGTCTGCTTCAGGTCCTGCACGTAGGCGTCCAGCCGGTCGAAGCTCTCGTTCCAGAACCGTTCGAACCCGCCGGTCCACTCGTGGACCGGCCGCAGCCCGCCGGCGTCCAGGCCGTACAGGCGCTGCTTGCCTGCCTTGCGGTCCCGCACCAGCCCGACCTCCCGGAGCACCCGCAGGTGTTTGGACGCCCCGGGCTGGGTCATCCCCAGCTCGCGGGCCAACTCGGTCACCGGTCGCTCACCCGCCCGCAGCAGCACCAGGATCTCCCGGCGCTGCGGCTCGGCGATCGCATTGAAGACGTCCGACGTCGTCGCCGCTCGTGCCATGGCCGCCATCATATGTCTATATGGGCATGCGTCAAGCCGCGATGAGCCGGGCGGGTCCCTGTCAGCTGACGTCAGCTGATGATCGTGTCCCTTGTCATCGGGTGGCGTGAGTCATCGGGCGGAGGGCGAACGCCAGCGGGACGAACCCGCGGATTCTTCCGCGGAAGAATCCGCCGTCCTGACTCAGGCCGGCGGTTCGGCTCGCTCCTGCCGCTCGCCGGCGAGCTCGCCCGCCGTGGCGCCGGCCAGGGCCCGCGACATGCTGGGCACCGCGGCCAGCAACCGTTGCGTGTAAGGGTGTTCGGGCCTGGTGAGGACCTGCTCGGCCGGGCCCAGCTCGACCAGCTCACCCGCGTGCAGGACGGCCACGGTGTCGCAGATCCGGCGTACCACCGACAGGTCGTGCGACACGAACACCAGCGTCAGCCCGAACGTGTCCGCCAGCGACGCGAGCAGGTCCAGCACCTGACCCCGGACCGAGGCGTCCAGGGCGCTGACCGGCTCGTCGGCCACCAGCACCTTCGGCGCGGGCGCGAGCGCGCGGGCGAGGGAGATCCGCTGCCGCTGCCCGCCGGAGAACTGGTGCGGGTAGCGGTCCGCGGCGTCGGCGGGCAGACCGACGGCGGCGAGCAGATCGCGGACGCGGGCCAGGTGGGTACGCCAGGCCCGGCCGCGCAGCGCGACCAGCGGCTCCGCGACGATCTCCCCGACCCGCATCCGGGGGTCCAGCGACCCCGTCGGGTCCTGGAAGACGAGCTGCAGGTTCTCGCGCAGGAACCGCAGCCGGCGTTCGGGTACGCCGTCCACCCGCTGACCGGCGAACCGGACCGTGCCCGCGCTGGGCTGGTCCAGCCCGGCCAGCAGGCGTACGAGCGTCGACTTGCCCGAGCCGGACTCCCCGACGACGCCGAACCGCTGCCCGGCGGCGATGTCGAAGCTCACGTCCCGCAGCGCGGGCACCGACGGTGGCGTACGCAGGGACGTACGAGCCCGGCGGTAGGTACGGGACAGGCCGGCCACCGACACCATGGGACGCGCCTCGGGTTCTCCGGTGGACTGGTCGGTGGGCCGGTCAGTGGACTCCGGACGTGGCGGCGGCGCGGATCCGGTGAGGTCGGCGGCGTCCAGCAGGGCGCGGGTGTACGGGTGGCGCGGCCGGCCGAACACCTCCGCGACCGGGCCGGACTCCACGAGTTCGCCGTCCTGCATGACCAGCACCCGGCTGCACACGGTTGCCACCACCGCCAGGTCGTGGGTGACGAACAGCAGCCCGGTGCCGCGGGTCTTCGTCCCGGCCACGATCAGGTCGAGCACCTGCGCCTGCACGGTGACGTCCAGGGCACTGGTGGGTTCGTCGCACAACAGCACGGCCGGGTCGTTGGCGAGCGCGATCGCCAGCACCACCCGCTGGCGCTGACCGCCGGACAGCTGGTGTGGGTACGCCCGGGCAGCCTCGCCGGGATCGGGCAGGCGTACGGCGGAAAGAAGCTCGACCGCCCGGGCCGCCGCCCCCGACCGGCCGAGCTCGGGCCGGTGGATGCGGAGCACCTCGGCCACCTGGTCGCCGACGCGCCGCACCGGGTTGAGCGCCGACATGGGTTCCTGGAACACCATGCCCATCGCCTGTCCACGCAGCCGTGACATCGCGCGGTCGTCGCGGGCCAGCAGGTTTCCGGGCGTTCCGGCGAGCGCGACCTCGCCGTGCGCGGTGAGACCTTCGGGCAGCAGGCCCATGACGGCCAGGGTGGTCAGCGACTTCCCCGAGCCGGACTCGCCCACCAGGCCGACGCGTTCGCCCGGTGCGATGGTGAAGTTCACGTCGCGAACGAGAGAGCGGTCGGCGGTCCCGATCCGCAGGCCGGCCACTGTCAATGCGGCCTTGTCAGTCGTCATCGGTCGGCCGACCCCGGGTCGTGGCGGTCGCGGAGTCCGTCGCCGGCGAGGTTGAAGCCGAGCACGGCGAGCAGGATGGCGAGGCCGGGCCACAACGCCAGCAAGGGATGCACGAACAGCAGTTCCTGCGACTCCTGCAGCATCCGTCCCCACGACGGGGTGGGCGGCGCGGTGCCGAAGCCGAGGAACGACAGCCCGGCCTCGGCGAGCACGGCGATCGCGAACGACACCGAGCCCTGCACGATGACCAGGCCGGCGACGTTCGGCAGCACGTGCCGCACCGCGATCCCCGGCCCGCGCCGGCCGGCGGCGCGGGCCGCGAGGACGTACTCCCGCGCCAGCACCGACAGCGTGCCGGCCCGCACGATCCGGATGTACGCGGGTACGGTCGCCAGCCCGATCGCCACCATCGCGGTCAGGGTGCTCGCACCGAACACCGCACCGAACATGATCGCCAGCAGCAGTGCGGGAAACGCCATCGCCAGGTCGGTGACCCGGGCGAGCAGTCCGCCGGCCAGGCCGCGGGACATCCCGGCCCAGATGCCGAGCGGTGTGCCCAGCAGGGCGGCCACCCCGACCGCGACCACGCCGACGAACAACGTGGTCCGCGCACCCACCATCAGCCGGCTGGCGATGTCCCGGCCGAACTTGTCGGTTCCCAGCCAGTACGTGCCGTCCGGTCCGAGCAGCCGGTGCGCGGCGTCCACCCGGCCCGGGTCGTGCGGGGTCCACAGGAAGGAGAGCAGGGCCAGCGCGACGACCAGCGCGACCAGGATGCCGCCCGCGAGCAAGGACGGGTTGACACCGCGTCCGCGCCGGTTGACACCGCGTCCGCGCGGGTCGACAGCGCCGTCGTGGCGGTCGGCGGCGGAGGTCCCGGTCGCCTCCGGTGCCCCGGTCATCCCGCCCTCCGCAGCCGCGGGTCGAGCACGGCGTACAGCACGTCGACGACGTAGTTGACCACCAGCACCGCGACCACCAGCACCATCACCACTCCCTGGACCAGCAGCAGGTCGCGGTTGGCCACGCCGTCCAGCAGCAGGCTGCCCAGGCCCGGGATGACGAACACGCGTTCCACCACGATCGCGCCGACCAGCAGGGTGGCGAGCTGCAGGCCGAGGACGGTGCTCACCGGGATGGCCGCGTTGCGCAGGCCGTGCCGCACCAGCGCCCGGCCCAGGGTGAGCCCCTTCGCGCGGGCCGTGCGCAGGTAGTCTTCGCGCAGCACGTCGAGCACGGCCGTGCGAACGTAGCGGGCGAGGATCGCCGCCTGCGCCAGGCCGAGCGCCCCGGCCGGCAGCACGAGCTGCCGAAGGAACAGCCCCGGGTCCTCCGCCGGCGGAGTCCAGCCGCCGGCCGGCAGCCAGCCCAGGCGTACGGAGAAGATCGCGACGGCCAGCACCCCGGTGAGGAACGCCGGCACCGCGATGCCGAGCTGGCTCAGCGCGGACAGCGCGAGCCCCCGCAGCCGCCGGTGGTGCACGGCCATCACCGTCCCGACCGGGACGGCGACCAGCACGGCGACCACCATGGCGGCGCCGACCAGCCACAGGGTCACCAGCAGCCGGTCCAGCACCTGCGGGCCGATCGGCGTCCGGGTGACGTAGGAGACGCCGAAGTCGCCGGTGAACAACCCGCGCGCCCAGTCGGCGTACTGCACGGCGAGCGGCCGGTCGGTGCCGAAGTCCCGTCGCAACGCGGCGACCGCCCTCGGGGTGGCGTTGACGCCGAGCGCGACCCGCGCGGGGTCGCCGGGCAGCACCGCCATGAACGCGAACACCACCACGCTGGCGGCCGCGACGCTGCCGGCGAACACGCCGGTCCGGGTCAGGAGGCGGAACAGCACGACGTCAGGACCGCGCCCAGGTCACGGTGGTGAGGTCGAACGCCTCCGACACGACGTTGGTCGGCAGCCCGCGCACGGCGGGGTCGGCGATCATCAGGTTGGGCAGCAGGAACAGCCAGTCCGCGGCCGCGTCGTCGGTGATGGTGCGGGCGACCTGCTTCATCTTCGCGACCTGGACGGCGGGGGTGCCGGCGTCGGCCTGGTCGAGCAGCTCGCGCACGCGCGGGTTGTCGTAGCGCCAGTAGTAGTCCGGGTTGCCCCAGGAGGTGATGTCGCGCGGCTCGACGTGGGCGATGATCGACAGGTCGTAGTCGGCCTTGGTGAACACCACGTCCAGCCAGCGGGCCGGGAACTCCAGGACGTCGATCCGCGCGGTCACCCCGACGTCGGCGAGCTGGCTCTTCACCACCTGTGCGCTGGCGACGGCGTACGGCAGGTTGGGGATCCGCAGCCGCAGGGTGAGCTTCGGATGCCCGGCCTCGGCGAGCAGCCGGCGCGCCTTCGCCGGGTCGTACGGATACCTGCCGGACAGGTTTTCGTACCACGGGTCGGTGGGCGGCACCATCGACCCGATCAGCGTGCCGTGCCCGGCCCAGGCGGTGTCAAGGACGGCTTTACGGTCGATCGCGTACGACAGCGCCTGCCGGACCCGGCGGTCTGTCAACGGCGGCCTGGCGTTGTTGTACGACAGCACCACCTCGGCGTTGCTGGTGCCCTCGACGACGTGGTACTTCGAGCGATCCTTGAACTCCGCAAGGCTTTCCGGCGCCTGCACGGTGCTCACCACGTCGATGCCGCCGGTGCGCATCGCGTTGTTCATCGCGGTGGGGTCCTTGAAGTACTTCAGCGTCACCTTGCGCACGGCGGGCTTCGTGCCCCAGTAGTCCTTGCGGGCCTCGAGCACCATCGCGTCGCCGCGGTCCCAGTGGTCCAGCACGTACGGCCCGGTGCCCACCGGGGTGGTGGCGAGCTTCGACACGCCCGTCCGCGAGAACATCGCGCCGATCCGGGTGGTCATCGCGAACAACCACTGGTTGCTCGGCCGCTTCAGCGTCACCACCAGTGAGGTGGGGGAGGCGGCCCGCGCGTCCTGGACGACGTCCATGCCGGCCTTGAGCGAGGTCGTCCAGCCGGTCTTGACACGGTTGATGCTGAACGCCGCGTCCTGCGCGGTGAACGGCCTGCCGTCGCCGAAGGTCGCACCCTTGCGCAGGGCGAACGTGTAGGTGCGCCGGTCCGGGCTCACCTTCCAGCCACTGGCCAGCAGGGGAACGATCTTTCCGTGGGCGTCGAGCTTGACCAGGCCCTCGTAGACGTTGACCAGCAGTGCCTGCGGGATCGCCGCGCCGTCGTTGCGGGTGAAGTCCAGGCTCACCGGCTCGGCGATGAAGCCGACTGAGAGCGAGTCGCTGCGGTTCTTGCGGTCGGTTTCGCCGGTCGTGCGGCTGCCGGCCGAGCATGCCGCCGTGAGCGTCAACGCGACGAGGGCGCCGATGATCGCCGAGCGCCGGGGGATCCTCCCCATCGCCTACCTCCTGTGGGTGTGCCCTGCATGCCGTGGGGTCACGCGGGCGGTCACCCAGATCATGCCCCGCCGGCCACGGAGATGGTGAGGGCATGGCCGTCAACCTCGACCCGGACCTTCTGTAGGTCCTCGACAACCAGGTCGGCGTCCAGCTCGGCCCGCTCGTAGTGGGTGGTCACCGCGATCGTCGCCATCCCGGCGGCCCGCGCGGCGGCCAGGCCCGCGGGTGCGTCCTCCACGACCACGCAGCGTTCGGGGTCGATGCCGAGGCGCTTGGCGCCGAGCAGGTACGGCTCCGGGTCGGGCTTGCCGTTGCGTACGTCGTCGGCGCTGACCAGGGTCCGCGGGACCGGCAGCCCGGCGACCTGCAGCCGGGCACCGGCCACGGCACGGTTACCGGAGGTGACGATGGTCCACCGCCCGTCCGGCAGGGAGGAGACGAACGCCTGTGCGCCCGGAAGCGCCACGATCCCGGTCACGTCCTCGACCTCGAGCGCGTCGATACGGGCCTGCGCGACCGCGATCCGCTCCGGCGGCACCAGCGCGGCGACGATCGCGGACGAGGTGAGGCCGTGGCCGAGGACCCGGGCGAAGTCCTGCTGGGTCAGCTCCTGCTCGATCGCCCAGGTCGTCCACGAACGGCGAAGGGCCTCGGTGGAGTCGATCAGCGTGCCGTCCAGGTCGAGCAGAACGGCCTCGGCGCGCAGGATCGGGGCGCTCGCGGGTGTGCGGTCGGTGCGGGGTTGGGTCACGTCGACCGACCGTACCTCGCCCGCGCGAGGAGGCGTTCCCCGGTTGCGAGTCACCTGCCGGGTGCGCCACTGTCACCGGAACGGGATGCGCGGCGAGCGAGGGAGCGGCCACGATGCGGGACAGCGAGGCAGGCACCAGCGAGACAGGCACCACCGAGACAGACACCGAGGCAGAGGCAGGCACGCCGGCCGGCAACGAGACGGTCTTCACCTGGGGCGGGCCCGCGCTGAAGTTCGGAGCGGGCGCGGTGGCCGAGATCGGGTACGACGTCGCCCAGCTCGGCGCGTCCCGCGTGCTGGTGCTCACCGACCCCGGCGTGGCCGCCACCGGCGTACCCGACCGGGTGGTCGACTCCCTGCGCGCGGCCGGCCTCGCCGCGGAGCTCTTCACCGGAGTCCACGTCGAACCCACCGACACGTCGATCGCGGCCGCGGTCGACTTCGCCCGCGACGGCGGCTGGGACGGCTTCGTCGGCGTCGGCGGCGGCTCGGCGATCGACACCGCCAAGGCGGTCGACCTGATGACGTCCCACCCGGCCGACCTGAACGACTACCTGAACGCGCCGATCGGCAGGGGGCTCGCGCCGGCCGGCCCGCTGGCACCGCTGGTGGCCGTGCCCACCACCGCCGGCACCGGCGCGGAGAGCACGGCCGTCTGCGTCCTGGACGTCCTCGATCTGCGGGTGAAGACCGGCATCAGCCATCCGCGGCTTCGGCCTGCGCTCGCGGTCGTCGACCCGGAGGTGACGCTCACCCTGCCGCCGGGAGTCACCGCGGCCAGCGGGTTCGACATCCTCTGCCACGCGCTGGAGTCCTTCACCGCCCGGCCGTACGACGCCTACCCGAGGCGCCGCCCGGAGGACCGTGTCGCCTACTGCGGCGCGAACCCGGTCTCCGACGTGTGGATCCGGCAGACCCTGCCGCTGCTCGCCCGGTCCTTCCGTACGGCCCACCGGTCCGGCGACGACCTCGCCGCCCGCACCGACATGCTGCAGGCCGCGCTGTTCGCCGGGCTGGGGTTCGGGAACGCCGGGGTGCACATCCCGCACGCCTGCGCCTACCCGATCGCCGGCCGGGTCCGCGACTTCCACCCGGACGGCTATCCCGACGCGGAGCCGATGGTCCCGCACGGCATGTCGGTGGTGCTGACCGCGCCGGCGGCCTTCCGGCGTACGTACGAGGCGAACCCCGAACGGCACCTGTGGGCGGCACACGTCCTCGACCCCGAAACCGACCAGGTGGCCGACCCGGGCGAGCGGCTGCCCACGGCGATCATCCGGCTGATGCGGGACACCGGCATGCCGAACGGCCTGTCCGAGGTGGGGTACGCCGAGACCGACGTCGCCGACCTCGTGGACGGGGCGAGCCGTCAGCACCGGCTGCTGTCCATCGCCCCGGTCGACGTCGGGGACGACGTACTCACCGACGTCCTGAAGGACTCGCTCACCCTGTGGTGACCGGCGAACCGGCGGGCCGGCCAACCGGCGAACCGGCGAACCTCCCGGCGTTCAGCGGACCTGGTAGACCTCGACCATCCTCTCGTTGCTGCCGAAGACGCGGTGCCAGTTCGCCGGCGGCCGAAGTGGCCGGCCCCCGAGGAGGCGTTCCTGGTCGCGCCGGCAGTACCAGCAGACGTCGGAGTACGCGCTGTAGAGGACGACGTGATCGCCCGCGGCGGGTTTGGCCCTGGCCGACAGCACCCGCAGCCGACCGTGCCACAGCGGCCCGCCGATCGGTGGGTGGACGAAGATGCCGAGCGTCCGGATGCTGCGCCTGTCCGCCCAGATCGTGTGGACGTCGCCCTCGTGCGCGGCCAGCCACGACCGGAACAGCTCCCACTGCGTTCCGCCGTTGGCGGCGTAGGTCAGGTTCATCTGCCCGGGCGGGCCGGACAGCTCGCTGACCCGGGCGTGCTGGGCCAGCCCGGCCGGTACGGCGGCGACGAGGAGGGTCACGACACCGGCCACCCCGGCGGCCAGCCGGGCACGGGTCCGCAGGAACGGCGCCACCCGGGCGCGGTTGACGCACAGCAGCCACAGCCCGGCGGCGGCCGCGAGCAGGAGCGCGGGGACGAGCGGCAGCCAGTACCGCTCCTTGAGGATCCGCAGCTTCGGCGCCTCCGGGTCGATCAGCCCGCCCAGCGTCACCAGCGGGACGTAGAACAGCAGCGCCCACACCAGCAGGAAGAAGATCCGCCGGGAGAAGAGCGCGCCGACCACGATGCCGGCCACCGCGGCCTTGAGGAACAGCCCCTCCGGCGTGGTGGACAGGATCGTGGGCAGCCGGGTGAGGTACCACCCCGGGCTCTGCCCGATGTAGTCGTGCGTCGTCGCCGTGCCCACCGCGCCGTGCTCGGCCGCCGACCGCAACCGGGCCAGCGGGTCGTGGAAGACCACCGCGTTGAGGGCGGTCTCCCCGACCGCGACGACGGCCAGCGGGACCAGCATCCAGGCCTGCTGACGCAGTGGGATCCTGCGAGCGAGCAGCAGGGGAACCAGCGGCCAGCAGAAGACGATGTACTCGCGGGTGAGGTAGCTCCAACCGAGCAGCACACCGATGGCGAGCAGGGTGCCGACCCGGCGGCGGCGGGTCGCGGCGGCCCACGGGCGGTTCTGCCGCAGCGCCACGGCCAGCACCAGCGACGCCGACAGCAGGGCGGTGGCCATCAGGTCGGGAAGCGGCTGGGTGAGGTCGGGGAAGACCAGCGAGTTGAACAACGTCAGCACTGCCGCGGCCACGCCGACGAACCGGTTGAACAGCAGGGTGCCGAGCGCGTGCACGCTCATCACCAGCAGCAGGGCGGCGAGCATGGGCACGATGAGGTACGCCGTCTGGGAGTAGCCGAACGCCTCCTGCGCCAGCCGCAGCGGGATGATCAGCCCGATCCGCAGGAACTGGTGCACCGCGGCGTAGGTCGGATCGCTCGGAAAGGTCGTGGCCGCGTCGAAGTAGTTGAGCTGGTCGGAGGGGTAGGGCGGCACGCGGTAGAGCACGCAGACCACCGCCACCACCGCGGCCAGGGCACCGTCGACCAGCAGGGTGGCCACCAGCCGGGGGGTGAGCAGCCGCGCGCGGGTGCGTGGTGGCGCCTGCGGCGGCGAGTCCGTTTCCGGCGCGGTGCCGGTGGCGGTGGCGGTGGCGACCGCGCTGCTGCCGTCGGCACTGCCGCCGTCGGGGAAGATCGTCCGGTCGTCGTCCGGTGTCACGGGGTTCATGATCGTCTCCTGATCGGTTCAGCCGACCCGATACAGCTGGAGCACCCGGTCCCTGGTGGTGAAGACGAGGTGCCAGCTGCTCGGTGGCCGTGCCGGGTGGACGCCGAGGGTGTCCTCGACGTTGGTCCGGCAGGGCCGGCAGGTGTCGGAGTAGGCGCTGTAGAAGAGCACGTGGTCGCCCCTCGCCGGTTTCTTGCTGAGCACCGACCACGGGCGGAGCAGCCCCGTCCACAGCGGCGTCCCGGCCGGGGAGTTGACGAAGAACCCCACGATCCGCAGGGTGCGGGGCTCACCCCACATCGTGTGCACCTCGCCGCCGTGGAGGGTCAGCCAGGTACGGAACTGCTCGAACTGCGTGCCGCCGTTGGCCGCGTACGCCCGGTTGAGCGGAACGGACATGTCGGTGGCCCGCGCCTGCTGGGACACGCCGAGCGGGACGGCCGTGACCAGGAGGGTGAGGATCCCGGCGACGAGTGCGGGGCGGGCCCGCAGAAGTGGCATCGTCGCGGCCGCGTGCCGCGCCGGGACGTCCCGGAGGTACAGCATCAGGACGTACCTCACCCCGAGGTACACCACGCCCGTGCAGGCCAGGGCGAGCGCGGGGATGATCGGGACCCAGTACCTCGGCAGGTAGAGCCGCAGCATCGGAGCGTGCGGATCCGCCCAGCCGCCCAGGACCACCACGGGCACGAAGAACAACCCGGCCCAGACGAGCAGAAGTCGGAGCCGCCGCGAGACCGCCGCGCCCGCCGCAGCGGCGACCACCGTCACCTGCAGCCACCATCCCTCCGGTGACGCACGCAGGATGTCCGGAAACCGGGCGAGGTACCAGAGGCGGTTCTGGTCGAGGTAGTCGGTCGCTATCGGCGGTCCCGAGCCGTGCCCGGCCGAGGAGTGCAGACGGGCCAGCGGGTCGTGGAACGTCAGCCACCCCAGCACCGCCTCACCGACCGCGACGACCACCAGCGGGACGGCGATCCACAGCAGCCGCCGCCACGGAAGCCGGTGAAGGAGCAGCAGAACCACCGGCCAGCAGAAGACGATGTACTCGCGGCAGAGATAGCTCCAGCCGAGCAGCGCACCGATGGCGAGCAGAACGCCGACCTCCCGCCGCCGGGTCGCACAGGCCCAGGTCCGGCGCTGCCGGAGGGCGAGGGCGAGCGCGAGCGCGGCGCAGAGGAGGGCGGCTGCCGGCAGGTCGGGCCGCGGCTGGGTCAGGTCGGGAAAGACCACCGAGTTGGTCAGGGTCAGCAGCGCGGCGGCCACGCCGACGTAGCGGTGGAAGAGCATCGTGCCGAGCGCGTGCACGCTCATCACGAGCAGGAGTGTCGCGAGGATCGGGACGACGAGGTACGTCACCTGGGAATAGCCGAACACGTCGAAGGCGAGCCGGAGGGGGAGGACCAGCCCGATGCGGAGGTACTGGTGCTCGATCACCGCATCCGGATGGTGCGGGAAGTTGCGCGCGGCGACGACGTAGTTGATCGGGTCGGACGGAATCGGCGGCAGTCGGTAGAGCACCGCCATCACGACGACCGCCGTACCGAGCAGGCAGTCGGTGACCACGCTCACGCGGCAACCGGGGATCTCGCGGG
This Actinopolymorpha cephalotaxi DNA region includes the following protein-coding sequences:
- a CDS encoding ABC transporter permease, whose translation is MTGAPEATGTSAADRHDGAVDPRGRGVNRRGRGVNPSLLAGGILVALVVALALLSFLWTPHDPGRVDAAHRLLGPDGTYWLGTDKFGRDIASRLMVGARTTLFVGVVAVGVAALLGTPLGIWAGMSRGLAGGLLARVTDLAMAFPALLLAIMFGAVFGASTLTAMVAIGLATVPAYIRIVRAGTLSVLAREYVLAARAAGRRGPGIAVRHVLPNVAGLVIVQGSVSFAIAVLAEAGLSFLGFGTAPPTPSWGRMLQESQELLFVHPLLALWPGLAILLAVLGFNLAGDGLRDRHDPGSADR
- a CDS encoding hydroxyacid-oxoacid transhydrogenase, giving the protein MRDSEAGTSETGTTETDTEAEAGTPAGNETVFTWGGPALKFGAGAVAEIGYDVAQLGASRVLVLTDPGVAATGVPDRVVDSLRAAGLAAELFTGVHVEPTDTSIAAAVDFARDGGWDGFVGVGGGSAIDTAKAVDLMTSHPADLNDYLNAPIGRGLAPAGPLAPLVAVPTTAGTGAESTAVCVLDVLDLRVKTGISHPRLRPALAVVDPEVTLTLPPGVTAASGFDILCHALESFTARPYDAYPRRRPEDRVAYCGANPVSDVWIRQTLPLLARSFRTAHRSGDDLAARTDMLQAALFAGLGFGNAGVHIPHACAYPIAGRVRDFHPDGYPDAEPMVPHGMSVVLTAPAAFRRTYEANPERHLWAAHVLDPETDQVADPGERLPTAIIRLMRDTGMPNGLSEVGYAETDVADLVDGASRQHRLLSIAPVDVGDDVLTDVLKDSLTLW
- a CDS encoding ABC transporter substrate-binding protein codes for the protein MGRIPRRSAIIGALVALTLTAACSAGSRTTGETDRKNRSDSLSVGFIAEPVSLDFTRNDGAAIPQALLVNVYEGLVKLDAHGKIVPLLASGWKVSPDRRTYTFALRKGATFGDGRPFTAQDAAFSINRVKTGWTTSLKAGMDVVQDARAASPTSLVVTLKRPSNQWLFAMTTRIGAMFSRTGVSKLATTPVGTGPYVLDHWDRGDAMVLEARKDYWGTKPAVRKVTLKYFKDPTAMNNAMRTGGIDVVSTVQAPESLAEFKDRSKYHVVEGTSNAEVVLSYNNARPPLTDRRVRQALSYAIDRKAVLDTAWAGHGTLIGSMVPPTDPWYENLSGRYPYDPAKARRLLAEAGHPKLTLRLRIPNLPYAVASAQVVKSQLADVGVTARIDVLEFPARWLDVVFTKADYDLSIIAHVEPRDITSWGNPDYYWRYDNPRVRELLDQADAGTPAVQVAKMKQVARTITDDAAADWLFLLPNLMIADPAVRGLPTNVVSEAFDLTTVTWARS
- a CDS encoding HAD-IA family hydrolase, giving the protein MTQPRTDRTPASAPILRAEAVLLDLDGTLIDSTEALRRSWTTWAIEQELTQQDFARVLGHGLTSSAIVAALVPPERIAVAQARIDALEVEDVTGIVALPGAQAFVSSLPDGRWTIVTSGNRAVAGARLQVAGLPVPRTLVSADDVRNGKPDPEPYLLGAKRLGIDPERCVVVEDAPAGLAAARAAGMATIAVTTHYERAELDADLVVEDLQKVRVEVDGHALTISVAGGA
- a CDS encoding ArsR/SmtB family transcription factor produces the protein MARAATTSDVFNAIAEPQRREILVLLRAGERPVTELARELGMTQPGASKHLRVLREVGLVRDRKAGKQRLYGLDAGGLRPVHEWTGGFERFWNESFDRLDAYVQDLKQTRQEE
- a CDS encoding glycosyltransferase family 39 protein gives rise to the protein MSVVTDCLLGTAVVVMAVLYRLPPIPSDPINYVVAARNFPHHPDAVIEHQYLRIGLVLPLRLAFDVFGYSQVTYLVVPILATLLLVMSVHALGTMLFHRYVGVAAALLTLTNSVVFPDLTQPRPDLPAAALLCAALALALALRQRRTWACATRRREVGVLLAIGALLGWSYLCREYIVFCWPVVLLLLHRLPWRRLLWIAVPLVVVAVGEAVLGWLTFHDPLARLHSSAGHGSGPPIATDYLDQNRLWYLARFPDILRASPEGWWLQVTVVAAAAGAAVSRRLRLLLVWAGLFFVPVVVLGGWADPHAPMLRLYLPRYWVPIIPALALACTGVVYLGVRYVLMLYLRDVPARHAAATMPLLRARPALVAGILTLLVTAVPLGVSQQARATDMSVPLNRAYAANGGTQFEQFRTWLTLHGGEVHTMWGEPRTLRIVGFFVNSPAGTPLWTGLLRPWSVLSKKPARGDHVLFYSAYSDTCRPCRTNVEDTLGVHPARPPSSWHLVFTTRDRVLQLYRVG
- a CDS encoding ABC transporter permease, with the translated sequence MLFRLLTRTGVFAGSVAAASVVVFAFMAVLPGDPARVALGVNATPRAVAALRRDFGTDRPLAVQYADWARGLFTGDFGVSYVTRTPIGPQVLDRLLVTLWLVGAAMVVAVLVAVPVGTVMAVHHRRLRGLALSALSQLGIAVPAFLTGVLAVAIFSVRLGWLPAGGWTPPAEDPGLFLRQLVLPAGALGLAQAAILARYVRTAVLDVLREDYLRTARAKGLTLGRALVRHGLRNAAIPVSTVLGLQLATLLVGAIVVERVFVIPGLGSLLLDGVANRDLLLVQGVVMVLVVAVLVVNYVVDVLYAVLDPRLRRAG
- a CDS encoding dipeptide ABC transporter ATP-binding protein, with amino-acid sequence MTTDKAALTVAGLRIGTADRSLVRDVNFTIAPGERVGLVGESGSGKSLTTLAVMGLLPEGLTAHGEVALAGTPGNLLARDDRAMSRLRGQAMGMVFQEPMSALNPVRRVGDQVAEVLRIHRPELGRSGAAARAVELLSAVRLPDPGEAARAYPHQLSGGQRQRVVLAIALANDPAVLLCDEPTSALDVTVQAQVLDLIVAGTKTRGTGLLFVTHDLAVVATVCSRVLVMQDGELVESGPVAEVFGRPRHPYTRALLDAADLTGSAPPPRPESTDRPTDQSTGEPEARPMVSVAGLSRTYRRARTSLRTPPSVPALRDVSFDIAAGQRFGVVGESGSGKSTLVRLLAGLDQPSAGTVRFAGQRVDGVPERRLRFLRENLQLVFQDPTGSLDPRMRVGEIVAEPLVALRGRAWRTHLARVRDLLAAVGLPADAADRYPHQFSGGQRQRISLARALAPAPKVLVADEPVSALDASVRGQVLDLLASLADTFGLTLVFVSHDLSVVRRICDTVAVLHAGELVELGPAEQVLTRPEHPYTQRLLAAVPSMSRALAGATAGELAGERQERAEPPA